Proteins encoded within one genomic window of Thunnus albacares chromosome 13, fThuAlb1.1, whole genome shotgun sequence:
- the zgc:165604 gene encoding immunoglobulin superfamily member 11 gives MPSFLASSLHMGERERAASQGFLSAMGSSGRWTLWTLCVCFSALGSAALRVTMRESSLEVVRGDSVVLPCSFFTSSPLSRLNVIWTLAPFSSPETPIQVIVYDHGQVIEDPSLIGRVGFTGIPWSADIVLNDTHVSDAGVYRCMVNNPPETADPGIGELALSVLAPPSLPVCQWDGDIDMGGSVTLSCMVAEGVPTPEIHWDKLNPEEISLPINMEGDLSGSVQIANVSSQTSGLYRCSATNLLGTENCYVNLSVYSAPNSSSGILQGMLLTLSMSLLLLALLVLILWLHRTGQDGWLREGKEEECYNEIPYTPSLMKRSFV, from the exons ATGCCTAGTTTTTTGGCCTCCAGTTTGCAcatgggggagagagagagagcagcctCTCAGGGTTTCCTCTCAGCTATGGGTTCTTCTGGAAGATGGACGCTCTggaccctgtgtgtgtgtttcagcgCTCTGGGGAGTG CTGCACTCCGGGTCACCATGAGGGAATCCAGTCTCGAGGTGGTTCGAGGGGATTCTGTCGTCCTGCCCTGCTCCTTCTTCACCTCCAGCCCCCTCTCCAGACTCAACGTTATCTGGACCCTGGCTCCCTTCTCCAGTCCAGAAACCCCAATACAG GTGATTGTGTACGACCATGGACAGGTGATTGAAGACCCCTCCCTCATCGGCAGAGTGGGTTTTACAG GTATTCCCTGGAGTGCAGATATCGTCCTGAATGACACACATGTATCAGATGCTGGTGTTTACCGCTGCATGGTCAATAACCCACCAGAGACAGCAGATCCCGGCATAGGAGAGCTGGCACTCAGTGTTCTGG CGCCACCCTCGCTGCCTGTGTGCCAGTGGGATGGAGATATTGACATGGGAGGAAGCGTCACGTTGTCCTGCATGGTGGCGGAGGGCGTCCCCACTCCAGAGATCCACTGGGATAAACTGAATCCAGAGGAAATCTCGCTTCCCATCAACATGGAgg GGGATCTCTCAGGCTCCGTCCAAATTGCCAACGTGTCCTCTCAGACCTCAGGCCTGTATCGCTGCTCTGCCACCAACCTCCTGGGAACGGAGAACTGTTACGTCAACCTGTCTGTCTACAGCG cccCGAACAGTTCCTCGGGGATCCTGCAGGGCATGCTGCTGACCTTGTCCAtgagcctgctgctgctggctttgCTGGTGCTCATACTGTGGCTCCATCGCACAGGGCAGGACGGGTGGTTGAGGGAGGGGAAAGAAGAGGAGTGTTACAATGAGATACCGTATACTCCGTCTCTGATGAAGCGCTCGTTTGTTTGA